The proteins below come from a single Kosakonia sp. SMBL-WEM22 genomic window:
- a CDS encoding flagellin, producing MAVINTNTLSLMTQNNLTKSQSSLGTSIERLSSGLRINSAKDDAAGQAIANRFTSNINGLSVAARNANDGISLAQTAEGALSEVNNNLQRIRDLTVQAQNSSNSASDIDSIQSEVNERMKEIDRVTSQTDFNGQKILNNQTATAKSYDFQVGAKDDETISISMNSASGWNLASASGSTTVSPTGGVYHNTRAAASLAQVASENRSVAAVGFDVISGKISGASAGSGSPLKDIDAAIKAVDTQRSSLGASQNRFESTITNLNNTVSNLSAARSRIQDSDYATEVSNMSRAQILQQAGSSVLAQANQVPQTMLSLLR from the coding sequence ATGGCTGTTATTAATACTAACACCCTGTCGCTGATGACCCAGAACAACCTGACTAAATCACAGTCTTCTCTGGGCACTTCGATCGAGCGTCTCTCTTCCGGTCTGCGTATCAACAGTGCTAAAGATGATGCTGCTGGCCAGGCGATTGCCAACCGCTTCACCTCTAACATCAACGGTCTGAGCGTTGCAGCTCGTAACGCCAACGACGGTATCTCTCTGGCGCAGACTGCTGAAGGCGCACTGAGCGAAGTGAACAACAACCTGCAGCGTATCCGTGACCTGACCGTTCAGGCGCAGAACAGCTCCAACTCCGCTTCTGACATCGACTCCATCCAGTCTGAAGTCAACGAGCGTATGAAAGAGATCGACCGCGTAACTTCGCAGACCGATTTCAACGGCCAGAAAATCCTGAACAACCAGACCGCTACTGCCAAATCTTACGATTTCCAGGTTGGCGCGAAAGATGATGAAACTATCAGCATCTCTATGAACAGCGCTTCTGGCTGGAACCTGGCTTCTGCAAGCGGTTCAACTACCGTTTCTCCGACGGGTGGTGTTTACCATAACACCCGTGCTGCAGCTTCTCTGGCACAAGTTGCCAGCGAAAACCGTAGCGTGGCTGCAGTTGGTTTCGACGTTATTTCCGGTAAGATCTCTGGCGCCTCTGCTGGTTCCGGTTCTCCGCTGAAAGATATCGACGCCGCTATCAAAGCTGTTGATACTCAGCGTAGCTCCCTGGGTGCTTCCCAGAACCGTTTCGAATCTACCATCACTAACCTGAACAACACGGTAAGCAACCTGTCCGCAGCGCGCAGCCGTATTCAGGATTCTGATTACGCGACCGAAGTATCCAACATGTCCCGCGCGCAGATCCTGCAGCAGGCTGGTTCTTCTGTACTGGCTCAGGCCAACCAGGTTCCGCAGACCATGCTGTCCCTGCTGCGTTAA